In the genome of Segatella copri, one region contains:
- a CDS encoding riboflavin synthase, translated as MFSGIVEEMATVVAIKQDKENIDFTLKCSFVDELGIDQSVAHNGVCLTVVEIKDGTYTVTAMKETLDRSNLGLLKVGDKVNVERSMIMNGRLDGHIVQGHVDETAKCIAMKDADGSTYFTFEYELNKEMARKGYFTVDKGSVTVNGVSLTVCEPTDNTFTVAIIPYTRENTNFCNIEVGTVVNIEFDILGKYIARLKSFE; from the coding sequence ATGTTTAGTGGAATCGTAGAAGAAATGGCCACAGTTGTGGCGATTAAGCAGGATAAGGAGAACATCGACTTTACCCTGAAATGTTCGTTCGTAGATGAACTCGGCATCGACCAGAGCGTGGCGCACAATGGCGTCTGCCTCACCGTGGTGGAAATCAAGGACGGTACCTACACCGTTACCGCCATGAAGGAAACCCTGGACAGAAGCAACTTGGGACTGCTGAAGGTGGGTGACAAGGTGAACGTGGAGCGCTCGATGATCATGAACGGCCGACTGGACGGTCATATCGTGCAGGGACACGTGGATGAAACCGCCAAATGCATCGCCATGAAGGATGCAGACGGTTCAACCTACTTCACTTTTGAGTATGAGCTTAACAAAGAGATGGCGCGTAAGGGATATTTCACCGTAGATAAGGGCAGCGTAACAGTAAACGGCGTTTCTCTCACCGTATGTGAGCCTACCGACAACACCTTCACCGTAGCCATCATCCCTTATACCCGCGAGAATACCAACTTCTGCAACATTGAGGTAGGAACCGTGGTGAATATCGAATTCGATATTCTCGGTAAGTACATCGCAAGACTCAAGAGCTTCGAATAA
- a CDS encoding DUF1016 N-terminal domain-containing protein → MKNNETQMAQNNDFDGLVAHIQQTQDVLQNNARLVINRHVTAKAWLTGYYIVEYEQKGADRAKYGEQLLKSLSERLGKKKYSVTTLKIYRQFYQVYSHLDKEVAGFLLSQSQIGQSVTDQLQIADLKQNRIGQSLTDQFGGVAVSNKIAPLAVKSNLLFNKLSFTHLVAILPITDPLERAFYETMAIRGTWSVRELQRQIDSNYYFRSGWSQKPEALAKLVDGKAETDTLALDIKSPFTFEFLGLQACLLSQEYHAAR, encoded by the coding sequence ATGAAGAATAATGAAACTCAAATGGCGCAAAACAATGACTTCGATGGTCTTGTAGCCCATATTCAGCAAACGCAAGATGTATTGCAGAACAATGCTCGCTTAGTGATTAATCGCCACGTCACAGCCAAGGCTTGGTTGACGGGCTATTATATTGTGGAGTATGAGCAGAAGGGAGCTGATAGAGCAAAGTATGGTGAGCAACTTTTGAAAAGCCTTTCTGAAAGACTTGGTAAAAAGAAGTATAGTGTGACAACATTGAAAATCTATCGTCAATTTTATCAAGTATATTCACACTTGGATAAAGAGGTTGCTGGCTTCTTGTTGTCTCAAAGTCAAATTGGACAATCTGTGACTGACCAATTGCAAATAGCAGATTTAAAGCAAAATAGAATTGGTCAGTCACTGACTGACCAATTTGGAGGTGTTGCAGTCTCTAACAAAATAGCTCCATTGGCAGTAAAGTCAAACTTGCTTTTTAATAAGTTGTCTTTTACTCATTTAGTTGCCATTCTCCCTATTACTGACCCTTTGGAGCGTGCTTTCTATGAGACGATGGCAATTCGTGGCACTTGGAGTGTCAGAGAATTGCAACGCCAGATTGATTCCAACTATTATTTCCGCAGTGGATGGAGTCAAAAGCCTGAGGCGTTGGCTAAGTTGGTGGATGGCAAGGCTGAGACAGATACGCTCGCCCTTGACATCAAGTCGCCATTTACCTTTGAGTTCTTGGGTTTGCAAGCTTGCTTACTATCGCAAGAATATCATGCAGCCAGATGA
- a CDS encoding PDDEXK nuclease domain-containing protein, translating into MQPDDNPPIGILLCSAVGREMAEYSLLDLDESVFISKYQLNVPSKERMTEFLRKENEGLYNKV; encoded by the coding sequence ATGCAGCCAGATGATAATCCCCCAATCGGTATCCTCCTTTGCTCAGCAGTAGGACGAGAAATGGCAGAATACTCCTTGCTCGATTTGGACGAGAGCGTGTTTATCTCCAAGTATCAACTCAATGTGCCTTCAAAGGAACGAATGACAGAGTTCTTGCGTAAGGAAAATGAGGGACTATATAATAAGGTATAG
- the pepI gene encoding proline iminopeptidase, with protein MEIKEGYMPFMGYQTYYRIVGKTEEGKSPIILLHGGPGSTHNYFELLDRVAESGRAVIMYDQLGCGNSFVEGHPELWTPETWLNELCALIDYLHIDHFHLLGQSWGGMLAIIYLIEKQAKGVKSAILSSTLSSSKLWASEQHRMIKFMAEEDQRAIAEAEAKDDFSSEAYAKANEHFMLLHCAGEVTEDSPECLRRKKRAGAEAYLYGWGPNEYTPTGTLRDYDYTDRLGEIQVPCLVMSGTNDLCTPLVAKTLYDGIQDSKWHLFVEARHMPFAEQNDEYCEVLEEWLGEKD; from the coding sequence ATGGAAATCAAGGAAGGTTATATGCCCTTCATGGGCTATCAAACTTATTATCGTATCGTAGGTAAAACAGAGGAGGGCAAGAGTCCTATCATCCTCTTGCATGGTGGACCAGGCAGTACCCACAACTATTTCGAGCTATTGGATAGGGTCGCGGAATCAGGTAGAGCTGTCATCATGTACGACCAGTTGGGCTGTGGCAACTCATTTGTGGAGGGACATCCCGAACTCTGGACTCCTGAGACTTGGCTCAACGAACTCTGTGCGCTCATCGACTATCTCCACATCGACCATTTTCATCTCTTGGGACAGTCGTGGGGTGGCATGCTCGCCATCATCTATCTGATAGAGAAGCAAGCAAAGGGCGTGAAGTCAGCCATCCTCAGCAGTACCCTTTCGAGCAGCAAATTGTGGGCGAGTGAGCAGCATCGCATGATCAAGTTTATGGCAGAGGAAGACCAGCGAGCCATTGCTGAGGCAGAGGCAAAGGATGATTTTTCGAGCGAGGCATACGCCAAGGCAAACGAACACTTTATGCTCTTGCATTGTGCTGGCGAGGTAACGGAGGATAGTCCAGAATGCCTTCGTAGAAAAAAGCGTGCTGGTGCCGAGGCTTATCTCTATGGTTGGGGACCGAATGAATATACCCCGACAGGTACGCTCCGAGATTATGACTACACCGACCGCTTGGGCGAGATACAAGTGCCATGCCTAGTGATGAGTGGCACCAACGACCTCTGTACTCCATTGGTAGCAAAGACGCTCTACGATGGTATCCAAGATTCCAAGTGGCATCTCTTCGTAGAAGCCCGACACATGCCATTTGCCGAGCAAAATGATGAGTATTGCGAGGTATTGGAAGAATGGTTAGGGGAGAAAGATTAG
- the tnpC gene encoding IS66 family transposase: MTKDEIIVLLKEQLQLANEQLQQANTTVSSLTLQVNELIIRIKSLEELLVQKGIAIDKANRQNKALGKLVSGKKSERQEKNPQDSMPQEEFDKKKKEQAEKRKARKNNGAKRDMHYEMKEVHVTIDPVMDAELLKTLRLFGTRTCIRYSMEPIKFIKTVYHINTYTDGSIMYPGKTPPALLLNSSYSPSFAAGLLQMRYIYSMPVERITKYFADNGFTLRKATANKLIARSADVLENFYKAICQVVLQQDYVSADETYHKVLLAKTKPTDKGSKKGYLWAVSAPELGLVFFVYEDGSRSEQVILNVFSDYKGTIQSDAYAPYRKLESDAYPDIMRIACLQHVKRDFIDCGKEDKDAQKVVDIINRFYREDKKHKVGVNGWTVEDHLAYRQSYAPDILQDLLEKLEEISSRKDLLPKSTLAQAVGYALNEYNAICDIFKRGDTALDNNYIERIQRYISLSRRNSMFFGSHEGARRGAILYSIAISCKLNGINLFEYISDVIEKTIEWQPNTPLEKYRDLLPDRWKKQ, encoded by the coding sequence ATGACAAAGGACGAAATTATAGTACTTTTGAAGGAACAACTTCAGCTTGCCAACGAACAACTTCAGCAAGCTAATACTACAGTGAGTTCGCTGACCCTACAGGTCAACGAACTCATTATACGTATAAAGTCATTAGAAGAACTACTCGTCCAGAAAGGAATCGCCATAGACAAAGCGAATCGTCAGAACAAGGCACTCGGCAAGCTCGTTTCAGGCAAGAAGTCCGAACGTCAGGAGAAGAATCCACAAGACTCGATGCCCCAGGAGGAATTTGACAAGAAGAAAAAAGAGCAGGCCGAAAAAAGAAAGGCACGCAAAAACAACGGAGCCAAGCGTGACATGCATTACGAAATGAAAGAAGTGCATGTTACGATAGATCCAGTCATGGATGCAGAGCTTTTGAAGACGTTGCGTCTCTTCGGGACTCGTACCTGTATACGTTACAGCATGGAACCCATCAAGTTCATCAAGACCGTGTATCACATCAACACTTATACGGATGGAAGTATCATGTATCCGGGGAAGACTCCGCCGGCTCTGTTGTTGAATTCTTCCTATTCACCTTCCTTTGCAGCAGGTCTCCTGCAGATGCGATACATCTATTCCATGCCGGTAGAGCGAATTACCAAATACTTTGCCGACAATGGGTTTACGTTAAGGAAAGCTACGGCAAACAAGCTGATTGCCAGAAGTGCCGATGTACTGGAAAACTTCTATAAGGCTATCTGCCAAGTAGTGTTGCAGCAGGATTATGTCTCGGCAGACGAGACATATCATAAAGTGCTGTTAGCCAAGACAAAGCCTACGGACAAGGGTTCGAAGAAAGGCTACCTCTGGGCTGTAAGTGCGCCTGAACTGGGACTTGTCTTCTTCGTATATGAGGATGGTTCACGTTCTGAGCAGGTCATACTTAACGTATTCTCTGATTATAAAGGTACCATACAGAGTGATGCATATGCTCCTTACCGGAAACTGGAGTCGGATGCTTATCCTGACATTATGAGAATCGCCTGCCTACAGCATGTCAAGAGAGACTTCATCGACTGCGGCAAGGAGGACAAGGATGCTCAGAAGGTCGTAGATATCATCAACAGATTTTATCGAGAAGACAAAAAACATAAGGTTGGGGTAAATGGATGGACCGTTGAAGACCATCTTGCCTATCGGCAGTCATACGCACCAGACATTTTACAGGATTTATTGGAGAAACTGGAGGAAATATCTTCCAGGAAGGATTTGCTGCCCAAGTCTACCTTGGCGCAGGCGGTCGGCTATGCCCTTAATGAATATAATGCCATTTGTGACATCTTCAAAAGAGGTGATACGGCTCTCGATAACAACTACATTGAGAGAATCCAGAGGTACATATCACTATCAAGAAGAAACTCTATGTTCTTTGGCTCGCACGAAGGAGCAAGACGGGGAGCTATCCTATATTCTATAGCTATTTCATGCAAGTTGAATGGCATCAATCTGTTTGAATACATTAGCGATGTCATAGAAAAGACCATTGAATGGCAACCGAATACCCCACTGGAGAAATATAGAGACTTACTTCCTGACCGATGGAAAAAGCAGTAA
- the tnpB gene encoding IS66 family insertion sequence element accessory protein TnpB (TnpB, as the term is used for proteins encoded by IS66 family insertion elements, is considered an accessory protein, since TnpC, encoded by a neighboring gene, is a DDE family transposase.) encodes MFGLNESTQYYVCQRYVRMNMGINGLYQIVRTEMELPPLGGAVFIFFSKNRQQVKMLKWDGDGFLLYQKRLERGTFELPFFDPKNKQCKMPYRTLSAIMSGICLKSMKYRKRLNL; translated from the coding sequence ATGTTTGGATTGAATGAGAGTACCCAGTACTATGTCTGCCAGAGATACGTACGAATGAACATGGGCATAAATGGCTTGTATCAGATAGTGAGAACCGAGATGGAACTTCCGCCACTTGGTGGTGCGGTATTCATCTTCTTCTCCAAGAACCGCCAGCAGGTAAAAATGCTCAAGTGGGATGGCGATGGTTTCTTGCTGTACCAGAAGCGATTGGAGCGAGGAACCTTTGAATTACCATTCTTTGACCCCAAGAACAAACAATGCAAAATGCCGTACAGGACACTATCGGCCATCATGAGCGGAATTTGCCTAAAAAGCATGAAATATAGAAAGAGACTCAATCTATAG
- the tnpB gene encoding IS66 family insertion sequence element accessory protein TnpB (TnpB, as the term is used for proteins encoded by IS66 family insertion elements, is considered an accessory protein, since TnpC, encoded by a neighboring gene, is a DDE family transposase.), whose amino-acid sequence MFGLNESTQYYVCQRYVRMNMGINGLYQIVRTELELPPLGGAVFIFFSKNRQQVKMLKWDGDGFLLYQKRLERGTFELPFFDPKNKQCKMPYRTLSAIMSGICLKSMKYRKRLNL is encoded by the coding sequence ATGTTTGGATTGAATGAGAGTACCCAGTACTATGTCTGCCAGAGATACGTACGAATGAACATGGGCATAAATGGCTTGTATCAGATAGTGAGAACCGAGCTGGAACTTCCGCCACTTGGTGGTGCGGTATTCATCTTCTTCTCCAAGAACCGCCAGCAGGTAAAAATGCTCAAGTGGGATGGCGATGGTTTCTTGCTGTACCAGAAGCGATTGGAGCGAGGAACCTTTGAATTACCATTCTTTGACCCCAAGAACAAACAATGCAAAATGCCGTACAGGACACTATCGGCCATCATGAGCGGAATTTGCCTAAAAAGCATGAAATATAGAAAGAGACTCAATCTATAG
- a CDS encoding TlpA family protein disulfide reductase, with translation MKRIFCVLIAAIWLCTCWAGNGKKPIVWEQPIAESNQLFNDPFQSQLNIYRVEFADDETRVFMHITFRPHYWVKFVKETYLLADGKKYLVKSCDGLKLDEEHYMPSSGKEDVVFHFAPLPKKTRKFDFLEGDGKENFKIFGIESIDTRIKQLFSSLWRNDATGDWEIGFYDDFAIYDCRYWQYKQKNQKGDKYSFILTDGKSDLAVNIDKSQHGKRTMSINGKKAEYSLITTSILPDYPQKDETTCLKDTHNKPDTAIVVGWLRNMPKELWDRGQEYSVQYYDLFYTFKEVSNYSKLDSLGRFEIKVPLINSTEVFMDWKHTYINTVLEPGETYYLLYDFKSGHSIFMGKKCRLQNELLAHPIPMIDAEYAGKYENKVPAQEMMQILESRYKEAEGNLRKQIEKSASISRCYQEYAAQYLLCTYASDILQGAYHVKDYVFPQEYVSQVEKIWKEIPQPYTQFRDYNALTKDLIFQEVRLKYSTPMGKTYGFLFTNYYPELLRKHKAQGDIAITDSEIATVEQWAKNLDSMTIKQYQTTDAREQEKIENAFSNSALAKRATAIIGREDIAKMLKDETPLLDVYYAQHIADNMGCSQQQKDVIISKAFLEMLERLAMPLNSYGLDMAEHSISSEVIREKVLAEHRKYLSLQNRDITASIKTAPQDMSDGEKLLRHILEPYKGKLVLLDVWGTWCAPCKMALAHSKEEFERLAPYDVVYLYMASNSPEESWKNLIKLNNLVGDNIAHYNLPAAQQSAIENYLNIRSFPSYRLFDKEGNLVDVKVDARQLDNLEKIIKELSK, from the coding sequence ATGAAAAGAATCTTTTGTGTACTTATTGCAGCCATCTGGCTCTGCACTTGCTGGGCAGGGAATGGCAAGAAACCTATTGTCTGGGAACAGCCGATAGCTGAATCGAACCAGCTATTTAATGATCCTTTTCAATCTCAACTCAACATCTATCGTGTGGAATTCGCAGATGATGAAACACGAGTGTTCATGCACATCACTTTTCGCCCACACTATTGGGTAAAGTTTGTGAAGGAAACCTATCTCCTTGCTGATGGCAAGAAATATCTCGTCAAGAGCTGTGACGGACTGAAACTTGACGAAGAACACTATATGCCTAGTTCAGGCAAGGAGGATGTGGTCTTCCATTTCGCACCGCTCCCCAAGAAGACCCGAAAGTTTGACTTCCTGGAAGGTGACGGCAAAGAGAACTTCAAGATATTTGGCATCGAGAGTATCGATACCCGTATCAAACAGCTCTTCTCCTCGCTTTGGCGAAACGATGCGACCGGCGATTGGGAGATAGGATTCTACGATGATTTCGCCATCTACGACTGCCGTTACTGGCAATACAAGCAGAAGAATCAGAAGGGCGACAAGTACTCTTTCATCCTTACCGATGGCAAGAGCGACCTGGCTGTCAACATCGACAAGTCTCAACATGGCAAGCGCACGATGAGCATCAACGGCAAGAAAGCAGAATATTCGCTCATTACCACTTCCATCCTTCCGGATTATCCGCAGAAAGATGAGACCACATGTCTGAAGGATACTCATAACAAGCCCGATACGGCTATTGTTGTGGGATGGCTCAGAAATATGCCTAAGGAACTTTGGGATAGAGGGCAGGAGTATAGTGTGCAGTATTATGATCTCTTTTACACATTCAAGGAAGTGAGCAATTATAGCAAGCTCGATTCTCTTGGCAGATTTGAGATCAAAGTGCCTCTCATCAACTCTACCGAGGTTTTCATGGACTGGAAACATACTTATATCAACACGGTATTGGAGCCAGGTGAGACCTATTATCTGCTCTATGACTTCAAGTCTGGACATTCCATCTTCATGGGCAAAAAATGCCGCTTGCAAAACGAACTGCTCGCGCATCCTATTCCAATGATTGACGCAGAATATGCAGGAAAGTATGAAAATAAGGTTCCAGCCCAGGAGATGATGCAGATTCTTGAATCCAGATATAAGGAGGCTGAAGGGAACTTACGGAAACAGATAGAAAAATCGGCATCTATTTCCAGATGTTATCAGGAGTATGCGGCTCAATACCTTCTCTGCACTTATGCTTCGGATATCTTGCAAGGAGCATATCACGTGAAAGACTATGTTTTCCCTCAGGAATATGTGAGCCAAGTGGAAAAAATATGGAAGGAGATTCCGCAGCCTTATACTCAGTTTCGTGACTATAATGCGCTGACTAAAGATCTCATCTTCCAGGAAGTAAGATTAAAGTACAGTACACCCATGGGGAAGACCTATGGATTCTTATTCACCAATTATTATCCGGAACTGTTGAGAAAGCACAAGGCTCAGGGGGATATTGCGATAACCGATTCAGAAATTGCTACGGTGGAACAATGGGCTAAGAATCTGGATAGCATGACTATCAAGCAATATCAGACGACAGATGCCAGGGAGCAGGAGAAAATAGAAAATGCTTTTTCCAACTCAGCCCTTGCCAAGCGCGCTACGGCTATCATTGGAAGAGAAGATATTGCCAAGATGCTTAAGGATGAGACTCCTCTCCTCGATGTATATTATGCCCAGCATATAGCTGATAACATGGGGTGCAGCCAGCAGCAGAAAGATGTCATCATCTCCAAAGCCTTTCTTGAGATGTTGGAACGACTTGCCATGCCACTCAATAGTTATGGACTTGACATGGCTGAACACAGCATCAGTTCTGAAGTTATCAGGGAAAAAGTATTGGCAGAACACCGTAAGTACCTGTCTTTGCAGAACAGGGACATTACTGCCAGTATCAAGACAGCTCCGCAGGATATGAGCGATGGGGAGAAGCTTCTTCGCCATATATTGGAGCCTTATAAGGGAAAGCTTGTATTGCTGGATGTCTGGGGAACCTGGTGTGCCCCGTGCAAGATGGCTCTAGCCCATTCGAAGGAAGAGTTCGAACGCCTGGCACCATACGATGTGGTATATCTTTACATGGCAAGCAACAGTCCTGAAGAGTCATGGAAAAATCTCATCAAACTGAATAATCTGGTTGGCGACAATATCGCCCACTACAATTTGCCAGCGGCTCAGCAGAGTGCCATCGAGAACTATCTCAACATTCGCTCCTTCCCATCCTATCGCCTCTTCGACAAGGAAGGAAATCTGGTAGATGTGAAAGTGGATGCCCGCCAGCTTGACAATCTGGAGAAAATCATCAAGGAACTGAGTAAATAA
- a CDS encoding RNA polymerase sigma factor — MNIGNPKLIKQLESLVDNRQDWLFRFAYIRIGQREDAEDIVQEVLLAAFKKLKEGQQVEELDRYIIRSVSNACRDYLRKNRPQIIAINEAASMPTSNDDKQIHEEFLRISKLLEDIPQEQAEIVRMKCYDNLTFREIAELEEIPEATVKSRYRYAIQHIQQRLRKEKNI, encoded by the coding sequence ATGAATATAGGCAACCCAAAACTCATAAAACAACTGGAGAGTCTTGTCGACAATCGGCAAGACTGGCTATTTCGTTTTGCCTATATTCGAATCGGGCAACGTGAGGATGCAGAAGATATTGTGCAAGAGGTGCTGCTTGCAGCTTTCAAGAAACTGAAAGAAGGGCAACAAGTGGAAGAGTTGGACCGCTACATCATTCGCTCTGTTAGCAACGCATGCCGAGACTACTTGCGCAAAAATCGTCCGCAAATCATAGCTATCAATGAAGCTGCAAGCATGCCTACCAGCAATGATGACAAACAAATACACGAGGAATTTCTCAGAATATCAAAACTGCTGGAAGATATTCCACAGGAGCAAGCGGAAATCGTAAGAATGAAATGTTACGACAACTTGACGTTCCGGGAGATAGCCGAACTGGAGGAGATACCAGAAGCTACCGTGAAATCTCGCTATCGCTATGCCATCCAACATATCCAACAACGACTCAGAAAGGAGAAAAATATATGA
- a CDS encoding glycosyl hydrolase 115 family protein: MKLNKNKKIFFVSMALLSSLGMSAADQFVSFQKGDLLINRDNKVEIYMDANDCKGVSYAANALVKDIMKVSGSKAVLTSDAGLKDKDAAGKPTILVGTIGHSAAIDQLIRQKRINGNLLKGKREKFIITVVDGQLVIAGSDRRGTIYGIYELSQQMGVSPWYDWADVPIAHHDSIFVNKGVYTDGEPAVRYRGIFLNDEAPCLTSWVKNTYGTDYGDHRFYQRVFELVLRLRGNMMWPAMWGWAFYADDPENEKTADEMGVVMSTSHHEPMARNHQEYARNRKGWGPWNYQKNKENLQKFFREGIERMKGTEQIVTIGMRGDGDEAMSDEADTRLMTNIINDQRKIIADVTGKKASETPQVWALYKEVLDYYDKGMKVPDDVTLLLCDDNWGNVRRVPNAKERKHKGGWGLYYHVDYVGAPRNSKMLNVTPVQNPWEQLTLAYENGIDRLWILNVGDLKPMEYPISQFMDMAWNPRKYDANNITRHTRNWCAQQFGELQADEAARILNLICKYNGRCTPEMLDKNTYSLENGEWQEVVNQYLQLEADALRQYNSLPASYHDAYRQIILFPIEVMSNLHQMYFAQAQNNALYKQGNPKANVWADECERFFKRDSIICDYYNHKMAGGKWNGMMTQKHIGYTSWNDAFEKDTCPQLFRVSTKDGVIISENNGVVEIEAPYYNSKTDATEAKWTEIPFMGKSVSAMTLMPYTKSVKGASITYKFKLKAEKASDSNASNGKQKVRIHVITKSTLDYLNKGGLTYGVSLDGASPVEVNFNKDLNEKPENIYNIYYPTIATRIVDQVIELELPATADGIHSLTLTPNDPAIVFEKIVIDGRGGKKSVKVI; this comes from the coding sequence ATGAAGCTAAACAAAAACAAGAAGATTTTCTTCGTGAGCATGGCTTTGCTTTCATCCTTAGGCATGAGCGCAGCCGACCAGTTTGTCTCCTTCCAGAAAGGCGACTTACTCATCAATCGTGATAATAAGGTAGAAATCTATATGGATGCCAACGACTGCAAAGGTGTGAGCTATGCAGCCAATGCCCTGGTCAAGGATATCATGAAGGTGAGCGGAAGCAAGGCTGTCCTTACCTCCGATGCCGGACTGAAAGACAAGGATGCTGCCGGCAAACCTACCATCCTCGTAGGTACCATCGGCCATTCTGCGGCCATCGACCAGCTCATCCGCCAGAAGCGCATCAATGGAAATCTGTTGAAAGGAAAACGGGAGAAATTCATCATCACCGTGGTAGATGGTCAGCTCGTCATCGCAGGTAGCGACCGCCGAGGCACCATCTACGGCATCTACGAACTCTCACAGCAGATGGGTGTATCGCCTTGGTATGACTGGGCTGACGTACCCATAGCTCATCACGATTCCATCTTCGTAAACAAGGGTGTCTATACCGATGGCGAACCAGCCGTCAGATATCGTGGCATCTTCCTCAACGACGAAGCACCTTGCCTCACCTCGTGGGTGAAGAATACATACGGCACCGATTATGGAGACCACCGATTCTATCAGCGCGTCTTTGAACTGGTATTGCGACTGAGAGGTAACATGATGTGGCCAGCCATGTGGGGCTGGGCTTTCTATGCCGACGACCCGGAGAACGAGAAGACAGCCGACGAGATGGGCGTGGTGATGAGCACCTCACACCATGAGCCGATGGCTCGCAACCACCAGGAATATGCCCGCAACCGCAAGGGATGGGGACCTTGGAACTATCAGAAGAACAAGGAAAACCTGCAGAAATTCTTCCGTGAAGGCATCGAACGCATGAAGGGTACCGAACAGATTGTAACCATCGGCATGCGTGGCGACGGCGACGAGGCGATGAGCGACGAGGCTGACACACGACTGATGACCAACATCATCAACGACCAGCGCAAGATTATCGCTGATGTAACGGGAAAGAAGGCAAGCGAGACCCCACAGGTATGGGCGTTATATAAAGAGGTGCTGGATTACTACGACAAGGGTATGAAGGTGCCTGATGACGTAACCCTGCTGCTCTGCGATGACAACTGGGGCAACGTACGCCGTGTGCCTAACGCTAAGGAACGCAAGCACAAGGGCGGTTGGGGATTGTACTATCACGTAGATTACGTGGGTGCGCCAAGAAACTCGAAGATGCTCAATGTTACCCCTGTGCAGAACCCTTGGGAGCAGTTGACACTTGCCTACGAGAACGGCATCGACCGTCTCTGGATTCTCAACGTGGGCGACCTCAAGCCGATGGAATATCCTATCAGCCAGTTTATGGACATGGCCTGGAATCCTCGCAAATACGATGCGAACAACATTACCCGTCATACCCGCAACTGGTGCGCCCAGCAGTTTGGCGAATTGCAGGCAGATGAGGCGGCACGCATTCTGAATCTTATCTGCAAATATAATGGTCGCTGCACCCCTGAGATGCTCGACAAGAACACCTACAGTCTGGAGAACGGCGAATGGCAGGAGGTGGTAAACCAGTATCTCCAACTCGAAGCCGATGCGCTGCGCCAGTACAACAGTCTGCCGGCATCCTATCACGATGCCTATCGCCAGATCATCCTCTTCCCTATCGAGGTGATGAGCAATCTGCACCAGATGTATTTTGCCCAGGCACAGAACAACGCCCTCTACAAGCAGGGCAATCCGAAAGCGAATGTGTGGGCGGACGAGTGCGAGCGCTTCTTCAAGCGCGATTCAATCATCTGCGATTATTACAACCACAAGATGGCTGGCGGCAAGTGGAACGGCATGATGACCCAGAAGCATATCGGCTACACATCATGGAACGATGCCTTCGAGAAGGACACCTGTCCGCAGCTCTTCCGAGTATCCACCAAGGATGGCGTCATCATCAGCGAAAACAACGGCGTGGTAGAAATCGAAGCTCCTTACTACAACAGCAAGACGGATGCTACCGAGGCAAAATGGACAGAGATTCCATTCATGGGCAAAAGCGTATCGGCAATGACTCTGATGCCATATACCAAGAGTGTAAAGGGAGCTAGCATCACTTACAAGTTTAAGCTGAAAGCCGAGAAGGCTTCGGATAGCAATGCTTCTAACGGCAAGCAGAAGGTTCGCATTCATGTGATTACCAAATCAACCTTGGATTATCTCAACAAGGGCGGCTTAACCTATGGTGTAAGTTTAGATGGCGCTTCTCCTGTAGAGGTTAACTTCAACAAAGATTTGAACGAGAAGCCGGAGAACATCTACAATATCTATTATCCAACGATAGCCACTCGCATCGTGGATCAAGTGATAGAGTTGGAACTGCCGGCTACTGCCGATGGCATCCACAGCCTCACCCTCACTCCTAACGACCCAGCCATCGTTTTCGAGAAAATCGTGATTGATGGAAGAGGAGGAAAAAAGAGTGTCAAGGTGATTTAA